The Streptomyces sp. NL15-2K genome contains a region encoding:
- the hppD gene encoding 4-hydroxyphenylpyruvate dioxygenase: MAVHDVAYIELYTSNKKSVVDYFVSSMGFTQAAESVGVDRSCALLRQGTVQMIVTTGPATWKFLSSHGDGIADIALTCDDVGRTVQSAVAAGATVTGTAQGNPTVSGFGGVTHTLLPCPDGPTAGPPSGRNWVVVPDVFSGSHTGRIQLLDHIAICLEGATLDKQGDYYREAFGLSRYSAEYVDVGEHAMDSVVMRSASGRVTFTLVAPDPRKGPGQLDSFLERNGGPGVQHLAFLVESIIPAVHEFRGRGVEFLNVPDTYYDSLDERLPGMQVEIDMLRSAQVLADRDEWGELLQLFSRSPYERNTLFYELIQRRGSRGFGSANIRALYEAVERDRLAAE, encoded by the coding sequence ATGGCTGTGCACGACGTCGCATACATCGAGCTGTATACGAGCAACAAGAAATCCGTCGTCGACTACTTCGTCTCCTCCATGGGGTTCACACAGGCGGCGGAGTCGGTGGGTGTCGACCGGAGCTGCGCGCTGCTGCGGCAGGGCACCGTGCAGATGATCGTCACCACCGGCCCGGCCACCTGGAAGTTCCTCAGCTCGCACGGCGACGGCATCGCCGACATCGCCTTGACCTGCGATGACGTCGGCCGGACGGTGCAGTCGGCGGTGGCCGCAGGCGCCACCGTGACCGGCACCGCGCAGGGCAACCCGACGGTCTCCGGATTCGGCGGCGTCACGCACACCCTGCTGCCCTGCCCGGACGGGCCGACCGCAGGACCGCCGTCCGGCCGCAACTGGGTCGTCGTCCCGGACGTGTTCAGCGGTTCGCACACCGGCCGGATCCAACTGCTCGACCACATAGCGATATGCCTGGAAGGCGCCACCCTCGACAAGCAGGGCGACTACTACCGCGAGGCGTTCGGACTGTCCCGCTACTCCGCCGAGTACGTCGACGTCGGCGAGCACGCGATGGACTCCGTCGTGATGCGCAGCGCCTCGGGCCGGGTCACCTTCACGCTCGTCGCCCCCGATCCGCGCAAGGGACCGGGCCAGCTCGACTCCTTCCTCGAACGCAACGGCGGCCCGGGCGTGCAGCACCTGGCGTTCCTCGTCGAGAGCATCATCCCGGCGGTCCACGAATTCCGGGGCCGCGGCGTGGAATTCCTGAACGTCCCGGACACCTACTACGACAGCCTCGACGAACGCCTCCCCGGCATGCAGGTCGAGATCGACATGCTGCGCTCGGCGCAGGTGCTCGCGGACCGCGACGAATGGGGCGAACTCCTGCAACTGTTCAGCCGTTCCCCGTACGAGCGGAACACGCTGTTCTACGAGCTGATCCAGCGCCGCGGCTCACGCGGCTTCGGCAGCGCGAACATCCGCGCCCTGTACGAAGCGGTGGAGCGCGACCGGCTGGCCGCCGAATGA
- a CDS encoding MBL fold metallo-hydrolase, with product MMDKLTFLQPYVPVEPSHSGVPETDAMNPGFNQFSVPEPYSQSSEARVAERRNAEPHGEFFAGAAEAADVADVTGTQQQLTTRQVPAVLGSLREVLGLDDAQAEQLALLLRETASPSPDRHIADGGRIRYFGRACLVLQTPEGAVVTDPFIGADRAARDHYTLNDLPDFIDLVLVTHGHQDHIVLETLLQLRGRIGTIVAPRYSRGDPDAASTGLYLSRLGFPVVEADDYDDFAFPGGRVVATPFQSERGDPDRRGESTYWVELAGRSVFIATDSSGADPAPYSCIRQQLGTADYAFLGMERDSAPLAWLYQVLLSQLGMEKPGNAWRASGSSARQAAAITTELGVGEAYVHAVGEEPWPGHVMATTYSEDTQQVREIDQFMTWCADHGIKAGHLLRQQEWRW from the coding sequence ATGATGGACAAGCTGACGTTTCTCCAGCCGTATGTGCCGGTCGAGCCCTCTCACTCCGGGGTTCCGGAAACGGACGCGATGAATCCGGGATTCAACCAATTCTCCGTTCCGGAGCCGTATTCACAGTCCTCGGAAGCACGAGTCGCGGAACGGCGAAATGCGGAACCGCACGGCGAGTTCTTCGCCGGTGCGGCCGAAGCCGCCGACGTCGCCGATGTCACCGGGACGCAGCAGCAGCTCACGACCCGCCAGGTGCCGGCCGTACTCGGCAGCCTGCGCGAAGTCCTCGGCCTGGACGACGCGCAGGCCGAGCAACTGGCCCTGCTGCTCCGCGAGACGGCGAGTCCGTCGCCGGACCGGCACATCGCGGACGGCGGCCGCATCCGCTACTTCGGACGCGCCTGCCTGGTGCTGCAGACCCCGGAAGGCGCCGTGGTGACGGACCCGTTCATCGGCGCCGACCGCGCCGCGCGGGACCACTACACGCTGAACGACCTGCCGGACTTCATCGACCTGGTGCTCGTCACCCACGGGCATCAGGACCACATCGTGCTGGAGACGCTGCTCCAACTGCGCGGCCGGATCGGGACGATCGTCGCGCCCCGATACTCCCGGGGCGACCCGGACGCCGCCTCCACCGGGCTGTACCTCAGCCGGCTGGGTTTCCCCGTAGTCGAGGCGGACGACTACGACGACTTCGCGTTCCCCGGCGGCCGGGTCGTGGCCACGCCGTTCCAGAGCGAGCGAGGTGACCCGGACCGCCGCGGGGAGTCGACGTACTGGGTGGAGCTGGCCGGCCGGTCGGTGTTCATCGCCACGGACTCCTCGGGCGCCGATCCGGCGCCGTACAGCTGCATCCGGCAGCAACTGGGGACGGCCGACTACGCCTTCCTCGGAATGGAACGCGACAGCGCCCCGCTGGCCTGGCTCTATCAGGTTCTGCTGTCCCAGCTGGGCATGGAGAAGCCGGGCAACGCGTGGAGGGCGTCCGGCTCCAGTGCCCGGCAGGCCGCCGCGATCACGACGGAACTCGGGGTCGGCGAGGCGTACGTCCATGCCGTGGGCGAGGAGCCCTGGCCGGGCCACGTCATGGCGACCACGTACAGCGAGGACACCCAACAGGTCAGAGAAATCGATCAGTTCATGACGTGGTGCGCGGATCACGGAATCAAGGCCGGCCACCTTCTCCGCCAGCAGGAATGGCGCTGGTGA
- a CDS encoding cold shock domain-containing protein, producing MASGRVVRFDSMRGYGFIAPDGGGDDIFLHVNDLLIPEGYLRSGLAVEFEVEDGGRGLKASNIKLAQGAEVPAAVPAPSPSKGKPAEAARAADGEYPMCDVLTSQDFTRDITELLLKAGPSLTADQILQLRHELLKFSESHGWIED from the coding sequence ATTGCGTCCGGTCGTGTGGTGCGGTTCGACAGCATGCGGGGCTACGGGTTCATCGCTCCTGACGGCGGTGGAGACGACATCTTCCTGCATGTGAACGATCTGCTGATCCCCGAGGGATATCTCCGCTCGGGACTGGCGGTCGAATTCGAGGTGGAGGACGGTGGTCGCGGGCTGAAGGCGTCGAACATCAAACTCGCCCAGGGAGCGGAAGTCCCGGCGGCAGTACCGGCCCCCTCGCCGTCCAAGGGGAAGCCGGCGGAGGCGGCCAGGGCGGCCGACGGCGAGTACCCGATGTGCGACGTGCTGACCAGCCAGGACTTCACCAGGGACATCACGGAACTCCTGCTGAAGGCGGGACCGTCCCTGACGGCCGACCAGATCCTGCAACTGCGCCATGAACTGCTGAAGTTCAGCGAGAGCCACGGCTGGATCGAGGACTGA
- a CDS encoding prephenate dehydrogenase, with amino-acid sequence MEDVLVVGTGLIGTSAALALKSRGAHVHLRDTDPGTVRIAASLGAGTAEAPREAVDLAVVAVPPRLVPDVLAGLQAEGVARHYTDVASVKAGPQQDIIALACDTTCYVGGHPMAGGERSGPLGARPDLFEGCNWVLTPTPDTDTETLNSTLELVAMCGAVPVVMEASAHDRAVGLVSHAPHVVASLVATLLEQAEERAVSLAGPGVRDLTRIAASDPGLWVDILGANALVVADLLEELSTGLGDAVTGLRAMAATDEDKRGGGARTVEDLLRRGQSGRARISGKRGTRPEQYETVAVVIGDQPGELARLFTDASRAGVNVEDVRLEHSVGQPTGLVHLSVTRGLADVLSQALRRQGWRHR; translated from the coding sequence GTGGAAGACGTCCTTGTGGTCGGCACCGGATTGATAGGGACCTCGGCCGCGCTCGCCCTGAAATCCCGCGGCGCGCATGTGCACCTGCGCGACACGGACCCCGGCACGGTCCGGATCGCGGCCTCGCTCGGCGCCGGCACGGCCGAGGCCCCTCGGGAGGCCGTGGACCTGGCAGTCGTGGCCGTGCCGCCGAGGCTGGTCCCCGACGTCCTCGCCGGACTGCAAGCCGAAGGTGTGGCGCGGCACTACACCGACGTCGCCAGCGTGAAGGCCGGACCGCAGCAGGACATCATCGCTCTGGCCTGCGACACCACGTGCTACGTCGGCGGCCACCCGATGGCGGGCGGCGAGCGCAGCGGCCCGCTCGGCGCCCGGCCGGACCTCTTCGAGGGCTGCAACTGGGTGCTCACACCGACGCCCGACACGGACACCGAGACACTGAACAGCACGCTCGAACTCGTGGCGATGTGCGGTGCCGTGCCCGTGGTGATGGAGGCGTCCGCCCATGACCGCGCGGTCGGCCTCGTCTCGCACGCACCGCACGTCGTCGCCAGCCTGGTCGCCACCCTCCTGGAACAGGCCGAGGAACGTGCCGTGAGCCTCGCGGGTCCCGGCGTGCGAGACCTCACCCGCATCGCGGCCTCGGACCCGGGCCTGTGGGTGGACATCCTCGGCGCGAACGCGCTGGTGGTGGCCGACCTCCTCGAAGAACTGTCGACGGGCCTCGGCGACGCCGTCACGGGACTGCGGGCCATGGCGGCCACGGACGAGGACAAACGCGGCGGCGGCGCGCGGACGGTGGAGGACCTGCTGCGCCGCGGGCAGTCCGGGCGCGCCCGCATCTCCGGCAAGCGCGGCACGCGGCCCGAGCAGTACGAGACGGTGGCGGTCGTGATCGGCGACCAGCCGGGCGAGCTGGCCCGGCTCTTCACCGACGCCTCCCGCGCCGGCGTCAACGTCGAGGACGTACGCCTGGAGCACTCCGTCGGCCAGCCGACCGGGCTGGTGCATCTCAGCGTGACCCGGGGCCTGGCCGACGTACTGTCGCAGGCCCTGCGCAGGCAGGGGTGGCGGCACCGCTGA
- a CDS encoding ParB/RepB/Spo0J family partition protein → MNTLGPGSSTSHIASSTSNVASANESADDETAEPSGEYTEIPISLLQFGDSPRLSGQDKKYTEQLAESETPLPPILVNRRSMQVVDGVHRVLAAILKGRKTIEAVLVDVSRDDAFLLAVESNTRHGLPLSQADRRAAAARLIASHPHVSDRTIAQVSGLGAKSVAAIRRSSASKAQLNARVGRDGRVRPVDRAAGRQRAAEVIAQNPKASLREVARLAGISPATASDVRKRLLAGEDAVGGGSTRRAGTAFEPSAEPRRTWVRKPREKSASLLEPLLHDPSVRNAELGRRLLRLLQLNVIGGHKWFELADAVPPHCDALVIALARQNADTWLEFAQALDKRVHASARLTGGQEGRAAPAS, encoded by the coding sequence GTGAACACGTTAGGTCCCGGATCGAGTACATCACACATCGCATCGAGCACATCGAACGTTGCCTCGGCAAACGAATCGGCCGACGACGAGACGGCGGAACCCTCCGGGGAATATACGGAGATCCCGATATCGCTGCTGCAATTCGGCGATTCGCCGCGCCTGTCGGGACAGGACAAGAAGTACACCGAACAACTCGCGGAAAGTGAGACACCGCTTCCGCCGATCCTCGTGAACCGGCGGAGCATGCAGGTCGTGGACGGCGTGCACCGCGTCCTTGCCGCCATCCTCAAAGGGCGGAAGACGATCGAGGCCGTCCTCGTGGACGTGTCGCGGGACGACGCCTTCCTACTAGCCGTCGAATCCAATACGCGGCACGGCCTGCCGCTGTCGCAGGCGGACCGGCGGGCGGCGGCGGCCCGGCTCATCGCCTCGCATCCCCATGTGTCCGACCGGACGATCGCGCAGGTGTCCGGGCTCGGGGCGAAGAGCGTGGCGGCCATCCGGCGTTCAAGTGCGTCCAAGGCGCAGTTGAACGCCCGCGTGGGCCGGGACGGACGGGTCCGCCCCGTCGACCGGGCAGCGGGCCGGCAGCGCGCGGCGGAGGTCATCGCGCAGAACCCGAAGGCGTCGCTGCGGGAAGTGGCCCGGCTGGCCGGGATCTCACCGGCCACGGCGAGCGACGTACGAAAGCGGCTGCTCGCGGGTGAGGACGCCGTCGGCGGCGGGTCCACGCGGCGGGCCGGCACCGCGTTCGAACCGTCGGCGGAGCCGCGGCGGACCTGGGTGCGCAAGCCGCGGGAGAAGTCGGCGTCCCTGCTGGAGCCGCTGCTGCACGACCCCTCCGTCCGCAACGCGGAACTGGGGCGGCGGCTGCTGCGCCTGCTGCAGTTGAACGTCATCGGTGGGCACAAGTGGTTCGAGCTGGCGGATGCGGTGCCGCCGCACTGTGACGCCCTGGTCATCGCTCTGGCACGGCAGAACGCCGACACCTGGCTGGAATTCGCGCAGGCGCTGGACAAGCGTGTGCACGCGTCCGCCCGGCTTACCGGAGGGCAGGAGGGCCGGGCGGCACCGGCCAGTTGA
- a CDS encoding ParB/RepB/Spo0J family partition protein encodes MEQTDVTTISSPALTGSQTNLPEWMNPDHFGPAQEVVVVAISTLLLGDSPRTAGQDQEHIIRLAETENPLPPIVVNRRTMQVIDGVHRVFATILRGEEKISAVFFDGSAEDAFLCAVQANTAHGLPLSLADRRAAAERILVSHAHTSDRAIARATGLGAKTVAALRRRTTLPAPHVHTRVGIDGKARPLNSAAGRLRAAQVLAERPHASLREVARLAGISPATVSDVKRRLAVGEPPVGAPHAPHAPHVAEETTEPRSQRRAVPVTHDPGNALEKLLRDPSLRQKEIGRELLRLLHHNAIVMKEWPELVAAVPQHCTRTTADLARQYAESWVKFEEQVRAAE; translated from the coding sequence TTGGAGCAGACCGACGTCACCACCATCTCCAGCCCTGCCTTGACAGGGTCGCAAACGAATTTACCGGAATGGATGAATCCCGACCATTTCGGCCCCGCCCAGGAGGTGGTCGTTGTCGCGATATCGACGCTGCTTCTGGGGGATTCGCCGCGCACCGCGGGGCAGGATCAGGAACACATCATTCGCCTGGCGGAAACGGAAAACCCTCTTCCACCCATTGTCGTCAACAGACGCACCATGCAGGTGATTGACGGCGTGCATCGCGTTTTCGCCACCATCCTGCGCGGCGAGGAAAAGATCAGCGCGGTCTTCTTCGACGGCAGCGCGGAGGATGCCTTCCTCTGTGCCGTCCAGGCCAACACGGCCCACGGTCTCCCGCTGTCACTCGCGGACCGCCGCGCCGCGGCCGAACGGATCCTGGTCTCCCACGCGCACACCTCGGACCGTGCCATCGCCCGCGCGACCGGCCTCGGCGCCAAGACGGTCGCCGCCCTGCGCCGTCGTACGACCCTGCCCGCACCGCATGTGCACACCCGCGTCGGCATCGACGGCAAGGCACGCCCGCTGAACAGCGCCGCGGGACGGCTGCGGGCCGCCCAGGTGCTGGCCGAGCGCCCGCACGCGTCGCTGCGCGAGGTGGCCAGGCTCGCGGGGATATCGCCGGCGACGGTGAGCGACGTCAAGCGACGGCTGGCGGTAGGCGAGCCGCCGGTGGGCGCCCCGCATGCCCCGCATGCCCCGCACGTCGCGGAGGAGACAACGGAGCCCCGGAGCCAGCGCCGCGCGGTCCCGGTGACGCACGACCCCGGCAACGCCCTGGAGAAACTGCTGCGCGATCCCTCGCTGCGCCAGAAGGAGATCGGCCGCGAGTTGCTGCGGCTCCTTCACCACAACGCGATTGTCATGAAGGAGTGGCCGGAACTAGTGGCCGCGGTGCCGCAGCACTGCACCCGGACGACGGCTGATCTGGCACGGCAGTACGCCGAGAGCTGGGTGAAGTTCGAGGAGCAGGTGCGCGCCGCGGAATGA
- a CDS encoding response regulator transcription factor: MRILVAEDESFLADLVAEGLRAEAMAVDVAYDGATALERLAVNDYDVLVLDRDLPEVHGDDVCRQLSQLGGRVRILMLTASGAVHERVTGLNLGADDYLAKPFAFDELVARVHALARRAGPPLPPVLERCGITLDTARRQASREGRYLPLSRKEYAVLEVLMRAQGAVVSTEELLERAWDEHTDPFTTVVKVTMSKLRAKLGEPPVIVTVPGSGYRL, from the coding sequence ATGCGGATTCTGGTGGCCGAAGACGAGAGCTTCCTCGCGGACCTGGTGGCCGAGGGGCTGCGTGCCGAGGCGATGGCGGTCGACGTGGCCTACGACGGGGCGACCGCGCTGGAGCGCCTGGCCGTCAACGACTACGACGTGCTGGTGCTCGACCGCGACCTGCCCGAGGTGCACGGCGACGACGTCTGCCGTCAGCTGTCCCAGCTCGGGGGGCGGGTGCGCATCCTGATGCTGACCGCTTCCGGCGCGGTGCACGAGCGGGTCACGGGGCTGAACCTGGGCGCGGACGACTACTTGGCGAAGCCCTTCGCGTTCGACGAACTGGTGGCACGGGTCCACGCGCTCGCCCGGCGGGCGGGCCCGCCTCTGCCTCCGGTGCTGGAGCGCTGCGGCATCACCCTGGACACGGCCCGCCGGCAGGCGTCCCGCGAGGGGCGCTATCTACCGCTGTCCCGCAAGGAGTACGCCGTGCTGGAAGTACTGATGCGGGCGCAGGGCGCGGTCGTCAGCACCGAGGAACTGCTGGAGCGGGCCTGGGACGAGCACACCGACCCGTTCACCACCGTCGTCAAGGTGACGATGAGCAAGCTCCGGGCCAAGCTCGGAGAACCGCCCGTCATCGTCACGGTGCCGGGCAGCGGATACCGGCTGTGA
- a CDS encoding alpha/beta fold hydrolase yields the protein MPYLHTNGVRLAYQRSGRGETVLFVMGSGASGYVWDMHQTPALHRAGYSTVTFDNRGIPPSEAPPGKYALADLVADTKGLIETLDLAPCRIVGTSMGSLIAQELAISEPQLVRSAVLMATRGRSDVLRRAQSTADRVLQESGIKLPAKYRAVNSVLHMLSPATLNDDASVASWLEIFELAGDAEPVAAGQEWIDTDQDRREDLSRITAPCRVIAFTDDVVTPPHLGAEVADLIPDCDLVEISRCGHLGHLERPEPVNEAIVEFFDKH from the coding sequence ATGCCGTATCTGCACACCAACGGGGTCCGGCTGGCCTACCAGCGGTCGGGGCGCGGTGAGACCGTCCTGTTCGTCATGGGCTCGGGTGCGTCCGGCTATGTGTGGGACATGCACCAGACGCCGGCGCTGCACCGGGCCGGCTACTCGACGGTCACCTTCGACAACCGGGGCATTCCGCCGTCGGAGGCCCCGCCGGGCAAGTACGCGCTGGCGGACCTGGTGGCCGACACCAAGGGCCTGATCGAGACGCTGGATCTGGCGCCCTGCCGGATCGTCGGCACCTCGATGGGTTCGCTGATCGCGCAGGAACTGGCGATCAGCGAACCCCAGCTGGTCCGTTCGGCGGTGCTCATGGCCACCCGCGGCCGGTCGGACGTGCTGCGCCGGGCGCAGTCCACGGCGGACCGGGTCCTCCAGGAGAGCGGCATCAAGCTGCCGGCGAAGTACCGGGCCGTCAACTCGGTGCTCCACATGCTCTCCCCGGCGACGCTCAACGACGACGCGTCGGTGGCGTCCTGGCTGGAGATTTTCGAGCTGGCCGGCGACGCGGAACCGGTCGCCGCCGGTCAGGAGTGGATCGACACCGACCAGGACCGGCGCGAGGACCTGAGCAGGATCACCGCGCCGTGCCGCGTCATCGCCTTCACCGACGACGTCGTCACCCCGCCGCACCTGGGCGCCGAAGTGGCCGACCTCATCCCGGACTGCGACCTCGTGGAGATATCCCGCTGCGGGCACCTCGGACATCTGGAGCGCCCGGAGCCGGTCAACGAGGCGATCGTGGAGTTCTTCGACAAACACTGA
- a CDS encoding MBL fold metallo-hydrolase produces MPESQETVFLRSNAIIEPLVDRFYAWMHIVAPAQGSMNLANVQVPLLESYLHSPQVHIAASNNPALRGGYFINVEEARAAEVGELLDTIKRERGEMLAFAAAIAEADELLRQNATGFDLTPLYPKLPPALNGLVELAYDTSNQASVHVIEPLLYHSPVFDRRRQSVQLSLDDGVERPFILSTPRLPRPDALDLPIPFDHPGLDALMKARIEGTTLARLREALELDDEQAARLGRLLAPEPSLAPDRHIDSGGRIRYFGHACLVLQSPEAAVVVDPFISTDNRHGDRYTLDDLPDHIDLVLITHGHQDHIVLETLLQLRSRTDAIVVPRSSRGNLCDPSIGQYLKSMGFTVIEVDDFDEVPLPGGARVVATPFLGEHSDLDIRAKSTYVVQLAGLSVFVGADSSGIDPVLYQYVRSHLGDVDKVFLGMECDGAPLTWLYKGLLTRPVTKKMSDSRKLSGSNAAQAADIMTELGANEAYVYAMGEESWQGHVMATTYTPDTYQIQQIEEFLTWCKAHDVAAEHLFNKREWRW; encoded by the coding sequence ATGCCTGAAAGCCAAGAGACAGTATTTCTCCGCTCGAATGCGATCATCGAACCACTGGTCGACAGATTCTATGCCTGGATGCACATCGTCGCGCCGGCTCAGGGGTCCATGAACCTGGCGAACGTACAAGTGCCGTTGCTGGAGTCGTATCTCCACTCGCCTCAGGTGCACATCGCGGCCAGCAACAACCCCGCCCTGCGCGGCGGGTATTTCATCAACGTCGAGGAGGCCCGCGCGGCCGAGGTCGGCGAGCTGCTGGACACGATCAAGCGTGAGCGCGGGGAGATGCTCGCGTTCGCCGCCGCCATCGCCGAGGCGGACGAACTGCTGCGCCAGAACGCCACCGGATTCGACCTGACCCCGCTGTACCCGAAACTGCCGCCGGCGCTCAACGGCCTGGTGGAGCTGGCCTACGACACCAGCAACCAGGCGTCAGTGCACGTCATCGAGCCGCTGCTCTACCACAGCCCGGTCTTCGACAGGCGCCGCCAGTCCGTCCAGCTGTCCCTGGACGACGGCGTGGAGCGGCCGTTCATCCTCAGCACCCCCAGGCTGCCCCGGCCGGACGCGCTGGACCTGCCCATCCCGTTCGACCACCCGGGCCTGGACGCGCTGATGAAGGCGCGGATCGAGGGCACGACCCTCGCCCGCCTGCGCGAGGCCCTCGAACTCGACGACGAGCAGGCGGCGCGGCTCGGCCGGCTGCTCGCCCCGGAGCCGAGCCTCGCGCCGGACCGGCACATCGACAGCGGCGGCCGTATCCGCTACTTCGGGCACGCCTGCCTGGTGCTGCAGAGCCCGGAGGCCGCCGTCGTGGTGGACCCGTTCATCAGCACGGACAACCGGCACGGCGACCGGTACACCCTCGACGACCTGCCCGACCACATCGACCTGGTGCTGATCACGCACGGGCACCAGGACCACATCGTGCTGGAGACCCTGCTGCAACTGCGCTCGCGCACCGACGCGATCGTCGTGCCCCGCTCGTCGCGCGGCAACCTGTGCGACCCGTCGATCGGCCAGTACCTCAAGTCCATGGGCTTTACGGTGATCGAGGTCGACGACTTCGACGAGGTGCCGCTGCCCGGCGGTGCGCGCGTGGTGGCCACCCCGTTCCTCGGTGAGCACTCCGACCTCGACATCCGCGCCAAGTCGACCTACGTGGTGCAGCTGGCCGGTCTCTCGGTGTTCGTCGGCGCGGACTCCTCCGGAATCGACCCGGTGCTCTACCAGTACGTCCGGTCGCACCTGGGCGACGTGGACAAGGTGTTCCTGGGCATGGAGTGCGACGGCGCGCCGCTGACCTGGCTCTACAAGGGGCTGCTGACCCGGCCGGTGACCAAGAAGATGAGCGACTCGCGCAAGCTGTCGGGGTCGAACGCGGCGCAGGCCGCCGACATCATGACCGAGCTGGGCGCGAACGAGGCGTACGTCTACGCCATGGGTGAGGAGAGCTGGCAGGGCCACGTGATGGCGACGACGTACACGCCGGACACGTACCAGATCCAGCAGATCGAGGAGTTCCTCACCTGGTGCAAGGCGCACGACGTGGCCGCGGAGCATCTGTTCAACAAGCGCGAGTGGCGCTGGTAA
- a CDS encoding MbtH family protein gives MPNPFEDPDARYLVLVNDEGQHSLWPVFVNVPDGWKTVFGDASRDECLQYIEKSWTDMRPKSLIEAMKGEN, from the coding sequence GTGCCAAATCCTTTTGAGGATCCCGACGCAAGGTATCTGGTCCTGGTCAACGACGAAGGCCAGCATTCGCTGTGGCCGGTCTTCGTGAATGTGCCCGACGGTTGGAAAACCGTCTTCGGAGATGCGTCTCGGGACGAATGCCTCCAGTACATCGAGAAGTCCTGGACCGATATGCGGCCCAAGAGCCTGATCGAAGCCATGAAAGGCGAGAACTAG
- a CDS encoding HAMP domain-containing sensor histidine kinase: MGRKRVQIVRLGPAGTVRRVPSMINGSVRARMTLLYGGVFMVITLAVLIVAQQFQQWAVGDKLDNFASPGKIAGIPCDMRPADTPCSEVPYQPSKSAPLDVSRPGSTFIVDEKAEFQQELAHTQLMFSLLACAAIVLLAFVVCWWLTGRLLRPLHRVTATARRLSLSTLHERIALTGPQDELKELADTFDAMLDRLDRSLASQRRFVANASHELRTPLAIQRTAIEIGLAHPSPRRVAQIRDELLRATERSERLIEGLLVLAQGEQELTTRAPVDLAGAVGQVISEQSPFARQRGIILTVTARPVTVSGDEVLLTRLVANLVQNAIRHNVAGGHVLVELSPDSGLVVTNTGPHVPPEQVDELFEPFRRLHRDRTGSSEGAGLGLSIVAAIANAHGGTVRATANAGGGLSVRVALPVLAPPVVAV, translated from the coding sequence ATGGGCAGGAAGCGGGTGCAGATCGTGAGGCTAGGGCCGGCAGGGACCGTGCGGCGCGTCCCCTCGATGATCAACGGCTCGGTGCGGGCCCGGATGACGCTGCTCTACGGCGGCGTGTTCATGGTCATCACCCTGGCGGTACTGATCGTCGCGCAACAGTTCCAGCAATGGGCCGTCGGCGACAAGTTGGACAACTTCGCCTCACCCGGCAAAATCGCCGGAATCCCGTGTGACATGCGGCCGGCGGACACTCCGTGCTCGGAAGTGCCGTACCAGCCGTCCAAGTCCGCCCCCCTCGACGTGTCACGCCCCGGCTCGACTTTCATCGTCGACGAGAAGGCCGAGTTCCAGCAGGAACTGGCGCACACCCAGCTCATGTTCAGCCTGCTCGCCTGCGCGGCCATCGTGCTGCTGGCGTTCGTGGTGTGCTGGTGGCTCACCGGACGGCTGCTGCGCCCGCTGCACCGCGTCACCGCAACCGCCCGCCGACTGTCGCTGTCCACCCTGCACGAACGCATCGCGCTGACCGGGCCGCAGGACGAACTCAAAGAGCTGGCCGACACCTTCGACGCCATGCTCGACCGGCTGGACCGCTCCCTGGCGAGCCAGCGCCGTTTCGTCGCCAACGCCTCCCACGAGCTGCGCACCCCGCTCGCCATCCAGCGCACGGCCATCGAGATCGGGCTCGCCCACCCGTCCCCGCGGCGGGTGGCCCAGATCCGCGACGAACTACTGCGCGCCACCGAGCGCTCCGAGCGGCTCATCGAGGGCCTGCTCGTACTCGCGCAGGGGGAACAGGAACTCACCACCCGGGCGCCGGTCGACCTCGCCGGCGCGGTCGGCCAGGTCATCTCCGAGCAGTCGCCCTTCGCCCGGCAGCGCGGCATCATCCTCACCGTCACCGCACGGCCGGTCACCGTCTCGGGCGACGAAGTGCTGCTCACGCGACTGGTCGCCAACCTGGTGCAGAACGCGATCCGGCACAACGTCGCCGGCGGGCACGTCCTGGTCGAACTGTCCCCCGACAGCGGGCTGGTAGTCACCAACACCGGTCCGCACGTCCCCCCGGAGCAGGTCGATGAGTTGTTCGAGCCGTTCCGGCGGCTGCACCGCGACCGGACCGGCTCGTCCGAGGGCGCGGGACTGGGGCTGTCCATCGTCGCGGCCATCGCCAACGCCCATGGGGGGACCGTGCGGGCGACGGCCAACGCCGGGGGTGGGCTGTCGGTGCGGGTGGCGCTGCCGGTTCTTGCGCCGCCGGTGGTGGCTGTCTGA